A section of the Scylla paramamosain isolate STU-SP2022 chromosome 33, ASM3559412v1, whole genome shotgun sequence genome encodes:
- the LOC135089863 gene encoding uncharacterized protein LOC135089863, producing the protein MSGRDTPESDQHKHLNRELVSSEVDQTPASLPHPDATSGQAAKYSQGTMRETNVNTQNLVKSDEKCTESSKSQETEAEGVSGIQLERVRLLQGTLGDDGKAENAESDSSSITTSEDKVGDAVMHIFSIRLTKGDNQGEPRPGLDSESQPAALGTASTQLPLPIDVTPGKPRSKAKRQKGLGAAKDGKDSDSSVSSRKKTSKSKTKIKSKFAAGSLEYIDERLCGRIFSGWVEERQWVESLGGYRDIIEVDEWEVEMNHQLQAIISSIQGVQEGTKWINITPPSDAPYYRLWVLLEAPPTPGHYWYSITGVKLQPQFGLMISVKEIRTIHPHDGELAAARRARIKKASQGESRNELESMSDLLQDWMHQLSSLRPATVLSAITSILTLSNIKEAIRFLVVLVMTVVIGLVTFVREFHVVGLRFIREAGIFFHNATPFLQTCLGFFEKIVGGLYLLVAMVYRDFRRPSAPPPSFGPPPPALTPSPPPRPPSGPRAIQYVSPQRWVVKAQNNEFT; encoded by the exons ATGTCTGGCCGGGACACACCAGAGAGTGACCAGCACAAGCATCTCAATAGGGAACTGGTCTCCTCTGAGGTAGATCAaactcctgcttccctcccacACCCTGATGCCACCAGTGGTCAGGCAGCAAAATACAGCCAGGGGACAATGAGAGAAACCAATGTAAATACTCAAAACTTAGTCAAATCTGATGAGAAATGTACAGAAAGCTCAAAATCTCAAGAGACTGAAGCTGAAGGTGTATCAGGCATCCAGTTAGAGAGAGTCAGACTCCTACAAGGCACTTTAGGGGATGATGGCAAGGCTGAGAATGCAGAAAGTGACAGTTCTTCCATCACGACCTCCGAGGATAAAGTTGGAGATGCTGTGATGCACATCTTCTCCATTCGCTTAACTAAGGGGGATAATCAGGGGGAACCACGGCCAGGATTAGACAGCGAATCTCAGCCAGCAGCCTTAGGAACAGCCAGCACACAGCTTCCTCTTCCCATTGACGTGACCCCAGGCAAACCCAGAAGCAAGGCTAAGAGACAGAAGGGCCTTGGTGCGGCAAAGGATGGCAAGGACTCTGATTCCTCTGTTTCCTCAAGGAAGAAAACGTCCAAGAGCAAAACGAAGATCAAGTCCAAATTTGCTGCTGGGAGTCTAGAGTACATTGATGAAAGATTGTGTGGGCGAATCTTCTCAGGCTGGGTGGAGGAACGGCAGTGGGTGGAGAGCTTAGGTGGCTACAGGGATATCATAGAAGTGGATGAGTGGGAAGTGGAAATGAACCACCAGCTACAGGCCATCATCTCCAGCATCCAAGGCGTGCAGGAAGGAACCAAGTGGATCAACATTACTC CCCCCAGTGATGCTCCTTACTACCGCCTGTGGGTGTTGCTGGAGGCACCCCCAACCCCTGGCCACTACTGGTACAGCATTACAGGGGTAAAGCTGCAGCCTCAGTTTGGTCTCATGATCTCAGTGAAAGAAATCAG GACTATTCACCCTCACGACGGGGAGCTGGCAGCAGCGAGGCGAGCACGTATCAAGAAAGCTTCCCAAGGCGAATCAAGAAATGAGCTAGAGAGTATGAGTGACTTGCTTCAGGACTGGATGCATCAGCTTTCCAGTCTGAGGCCAGCCACTGTCCTCTCTGCCATCACCTCAATATTAACTTTATCCAATATCAAAGAGGCAATTAG GTTCCTGGTTGTGCTGGTAATGACGGTGGTGATAGGTCTGGTAACCTTTGTGAGAGAGTTTCATGTGGTGGGCTTACGGTTCATCAGAGAGGCGGGAATCTTCTTTCACAACGCAACACCTTTTCTTCAGACTTGTTTAGGGTTCTttgaaaaaatagttggtgGCCTGTACCTGCTGGTGGCAATGGTGTACCGGGACTTCCGTAGGCCCAGcgctccacctccttcctttggtcctcctcctccagccctgaCCCCCAGTCCCCCACCCAGACCCCCCAGCGGCCCAAGAGCAATCCAGTACGTTTCTCCACAGCGCTGGGTTGTTAAAGCACAAAATAATGAGTTTACCTAA